From the Anabas testudineus chromosome 23, fAnaTes1.2, whole genome shotgun sequence genome, one window contains:
- the etv6 gene encoding transcription factor ETV6 isoform X3 — protein sequence MNGKALLLLTKEDFRYRSPHSGDVLYELLQHILKQRKPHVFYPSGYFPGNSFHSLAESAVPHLKLEETVRRGPRGTEPLPQHPPTIELRHRSRSPHHPTPRRSPPETNHPRPANDDPLQTFSQLPDSNHHLPEEMYPLSVSPAAPNGRCTTPRDAPSSGSPAGQEAGPPRVIQLMPSTIMNPLLLSPNRSTGGAAMDFRHSRGGPQSQATLENGREGKGHHHPIPLAQQQQQQLLLQQQEEALYRNHVIMPVSPPEEQQMPIGRIADCRLLWDYVYQLLSDSRYENYIRWEDPESKVFRIMDPNGLARLWGNHKNRTNMTYEKMSRALRHYYKLNIIRKEPGQRLLFRFMKTPDEIMNGQTDRLEHLESDTDEQIYIKEEC from the exons GGGATGTCCTGTacgagctgctgcagcacatccTAAAGCAGAGGAAGCCCCACGTGTTTTATCCGTCTGGATACTTCCCTGGGAACTCTTTCCATTCGTTGGCTGAAAGTGCGGTGCCGCACCTGAAGCTCGAAG AAACGGTACGGCGGGGACCGCGTGGTACGGAGCCACTCCCCCAGCATCCACCAACTATCGAGCTGCGGCACCGCTCTCGTTCCCCCCATCACCCGACCCCACGACGATCCCCTCCCGAGACAAACCACCCTCGCCCCGCCAATGACGACCCCCTGCAAACCTTCTCCCAGCTCCCCGACAGCAACCATCACCTGCCAGAGGAAATGTACCCTTTGTCAGTTTCCCCGGCTGCACCCAATGGGCGCTGCACAACGCCCAGAGACGCCCCCAGCTCAGGCAGCCCTGCAGGCCAGGAGGCAGGCCCTCCTCGCGTCATCCAGCTCATGCCCAGCACCATCATGAATCCGTTGCTCCTCAGCCCGAACAGAAGCACTGGGGGCGCCGCCATGGACTTCAGGCACAGCCGCGGTGGACCCCAATCTCAGGCCACGCTCGAGAACGGGCGCGAAGGGAAGGGCCACCATCATCCAATACCActggcacagcagcagcagcaacagcttctgctgcagcagcaggaggaagcaCTCTACAGGAATCATGTCATCATGCCCGTGTCTCCTCCAGAGGAGCAGCAAATGCCAATTGGACGGATAGCAG ACTGCAGATTGCTGTGGGACTACGTCTACCAGCTCCTGTCAGACAGCAGGTACGAGAACTACATTCGCTGGGAGGATCCAGAGAGCAAAGTCTTCCGCATCATGGACCCCAATGGCCTGGCCAGGCTCTGGGGCAATcacaag AACAGAACCAATATGACGTACGAGAAGATGTCGCGAGCACTGAGACACTACtacaaactgaacattatcaGGAAAGAGCCTGGACAAAGACTTCTGTTCAG GTTCATGAAAACCCCAGATGAGATCATGAACGGACAGACGGACCGGCTGGAGCACCTGGAATCCGACACAGACGAACAAATCTACATCAAAGAGGAATGCTGA